The following proteins are co-located in the Micromonospora coriariae genome:
- a CDS encoding SGNH/GDSL hydrolase family protein, whose translation MPHRPLARALAALVAMFTAALGAVLVPGTAQAAAVNYVALGDSYSSGVGAGPYDWSTCLRSQKSYAPLWAAAHGVTSFSFPACGGAVTADVLNSQVNALSSATTLVTITIGGNDAGFADVITSCRFGSTSSCTNAVNSAKAFATSTLPGRLDATYAAIRNRAPNARLIVLGYPRLFETTSCGWLAMSVYKRTILNEAADVLASVISGRANAAGATFADTRSYFAGHGVCAGDPWIHDVSGVIEAYHPDSDGYRYGYLPALNAVTG comes from the coding sequence ATGCCCCACCGCCCGCTGGCCCGCGCCCTGGCCGCGCTGGTCGCCATGTTCACCGCAGCCCTCGGCGCCGTGCTCGTCCCCGGCACCGCGCAGGCCGCCGCCGTCAACTACGTCGCGCTCGGCGACTCGTACTCGTCCGGCGTCGGCGCCGGCCCGTACGACTGGTCGACCTGCCTGCGCAGCCAGAAGTCGTACGCCCCGCTCTGGGCCGCCGCCCACGGCGTGACCAGCTTCAGCTTCCCGGCCTGCGGCGGCGCGGTCACCGCCGACGTGCTCAACAGCCAGGTCAACGCCCTCAGCAGCGCCACCACCCTGGTCACCATCACCATCGGCGGCAACGACGCCGGCTTCGCCGACGTGATCACCAGTTGCCGGTTCGGCAGCACGTCGTCCTGCACCAACGCGGTCAACAGCGCCAAGGCCTTCGCCACCTCGACGCTGCCCGGCCGGCTCGACGCGACCTACGCCGCCATCCGCAACCGGGCGCCGAACGCGCGGCTGATCGTGCTGGGCTACCCGAGGCTGTTCGAGACCACCTCCTGCGGTTGGTTGGCGATGAGCGTCTACAAGCGCACCATTCTCAACGAGGCCGCCGACGTGCTCGCCTCGGTCATCTCCGGACGGGCGAACGCCGCCGGCGCCACCTTCGCCGACACCCGGTCCTACTTCGCCGGGCACGGCGTCTGCGCCGGTGACCCGTGGATCCACGACGTCAGCGGCGTCATCGAGGCGTACCACCCGGACTCCGACGGCTACCGGTACGGCTATCTGCCGGCGCTGAACGCGGTCACCGGCTGA
- a CDS encoding FtsK/SpoIIIE domain-containing protein encodes MGRLASAYGQAVNAHRAARAHLDTARGALGAAAASAAPVGADELVARLARVGGALATPTPGATPLTDTPAAVRIGEASTPDGGFPVLLPLGGGHHLALDTDARDPRVAGLLRALVLRLVATAPAGQVRVVGIDTAALGATFGPLRPLLDAGVLDPPATGEAEVAALLDAAEQHARAAQHADPDARQLLVVVATAAPPPRELARLAALTHAGPAAAVCVLLAGHPSRLPGETSPPLGGATAVRVSERYAQVGDPPNAPFSADGSGLAAPVLLDGDPPPASVRALAEHLGAAARRTDTVRFAELLPERRWAESAANGLRTVIGRATRAPLTVAFDTPLTVAFDDATPHWLVGGRTGAGKTVFLLDVLYGLAARYSPAELQLYLLDFKEGVSFTEFVPTGRDPSWLPHARAVGIESDREYGLAVLRELRREAQRRATALKRHGVTKLADLPRDNPLPRIVAVIDEFHVLLAGNDALARESVDLLEELARKGRSYGVHLVLASQSMTGIEALYGRAEAIFGQFALRVALPGGGGVLDPLNDAAAALPIGSAVVNTAAGAVGADTVLRFPDAHAAAADLAALRHELWEARPPGARAPAVFKGYEAARVEDDPTFAGLRPGGRRPMALVGRTVDVHGTTALFLMDATPGRHLAVVGTAPAGADVLRAATLSLARQHAAGDAQFLLASLVTAADPVADETGTALRAAGHPVRRLDVAGLRDRIAALADAPAGREYLVVFGMDAAAPVLEAADPVTFRSGLDDLRTVLRQGPAQGVHLLGWWRGLRRLADDLGGTQNRDDVACLVALNVPGAELALHLGVHDLAYTPRADRALLVDRHDHRTRLIVPFARDGHEPDEER; translated from the coding sequence GTGGGCAGGCTCGCGTCGGCGTACGGGCAGGCGGTCAACGCCCACCGGGCGGCCCGGGCGCACCTGGACACCGCCCGGGGTGCGCTGGGCGCGGCGGCGGCTTCGGCCGCGCCGGTCGGCGCCGACGAGCTGGTGGCCCGACTGGCCCGGGTCGGCGGCGCGTTGGCCACCCCCACTCCGGGCGCCACCCCGCTGACCGACACGCCGGCCGCGGTCCGGATCGGCGAGGCGTCCACTCCGGACGGCGGTTTCCCGGTGCTGCTGCCGCTCGGCGGCGGCCACCACCTGGCACTCGACACCGACGCCCGGGACCCCCGGGTCGCCGGGCTGCTGCGGGCGCTTGTGCTGCGGCTGGTCGCCACCGCCCCAGCCGGTCAGGTCCGGGTGGTCGGCATCGACACAGCCGCGCTGGGCGCCACCTTCGGGCCGTTGCGCCCGCTGCTCGACGCCGGGGTGCTCGACCCGCCGGCCACCGGCGAGGCCGAGGTGGCCGCGCTGCTGGACGCGGCCGAACAGCACGCCCGCGCCGCGCAGCACGCCGACCCCGACGCCCGGCAGTTGCTGGTGGTGGTCGCCACCGCCGCGCCGCCGCCGCGCGAGCTGGCCCGGCTCGCCGCGCTCACCCACGCCGGCCCGGCCGCCGCCGTCTGCGTGCTGCTCGCCGGCCACCCGTCGCGGCTGCCGGGCGAGACCTCGCCGCCGCTGGGCGGCGCCACGGCGGTCCGGGTCAGCGAGCGGTACGCGCAGGTCGGCGACCCGCCCAACGCGCCGTTCAGCGCGGACGGCAGCGGCCTCGCCGCGCCGGTGCTGCTCGACGGCGACCCCCCGCCGGCCTCGGTGCGGGCGCTCGCCGAGCACCTGGGCGCCGCCGCCCGCCGTACCGACACTGTGCGGTTCGCCGAGCTGCTGCCCGAGCGGCGCTGGGCCGAGTCCGCCGCCAACGGTCTACGGACCGTGATCGGCCGGGCCACCCGCGCCCCGTTGACGGTCGCCTTCGACACTCCACTGACCGTCGCCTTCGACGACGCCACCCCGCACTGGCTGGTGGGCGGGCGCACCGGCGCCGGCAAGACCGTCTTCCTGCTCGACGTCCTCTACGGGCTGGCGGCCCGCTACTCCCCGGCCGAGCTCCAGCTCTACCTGCTCGACTTCAAGGAGGGCGTGAGCTTCACCGAGTTCGTGCCCACCGGGCGTGACCCGTCCTGGCTGCCGCACGCCCGGGCCGTCGGCATCGAATCCGACAGGGAGTACGGGCTCGCCGTGCTGCGCGAGCTGCGCCGGGAGGCCCAGCGCCGAGCCACCGCACTGAAGCGGCACGGCGTCACCAAGCTCGCCGACCTGCCCCGGGACAATCCACTGCCGCGCATCGTGGCGGTGATCGACGAGTTCCACGTGCTGCTCGCCGGCAACGACGCGCTGGCCCGGGAGTCCGTCGACCTGCTGGAGGAGCTGGCGCGCAAGGGTCGCTCCTACGGCGTACACCTGGTGCTGGCCAGCCAGAGCATGACCGGCATCGAGGCGCTCTACGGGCGGGCCGAGGCGATCTTCGGGCAGTTCGCGCTGCGGGTGGCGCTGCCCGGTGGTGGCGGGGTGCTCGACCCGCTCAACGACGCCGCCGCGGCCCTGCCGATCGGCTCCGCCGTGGTCAACACCGCCGCCGGCGCGGTCGGCGCCGACACCGTGCTGCGCTTCCCCGACGCGCACGCCGCCGCGGCGGACCTCGCCGCGCTGCGCCACGAGCTGTGGGAGGCCCGCCCGCCGGGCGCGCGGGCACCCGCGGTCTTCAAGGGGTACGAGGCTGCGCGGGTCGAGGACGACCCCACCTTCGCCGGGTTGCGCCCCGGTGGCCGGCGCCCGATGGCCCTGGTCGGCCGGACTGTCGACGTGCACGGCACCACCGCGCTGTTCCTGATGGACGCCACCCCCGGCCGGCACCTCGCCGTGGTGGGCACCGCACCGGCCGGCGCGGACGTGCTGCGCGCCGCGACACTGAGCCTGGCCCGCCAGCACGCCGCCGGCGACGCCCAGTTCCTGCTGGCCTCCCTGGTCACCGCCGCCGACCCGGTCGCCGACGAGACCGGAACCGCGCTACGAGCCGCCGGCCACCCGGTGCGGCGCCTCGACGTGGCCGGGTTGCGTGACCGGATCGCCGCGCTGGCCGACGCGCCCGCCGGGCGCGAATACCTGGTGGTGTTCGGAATGGACGCCGCGGCACCGGTGCTGGAGGCGGCCGACCCGGTCACCTTCCGCTCCGGCCTGGACGACCTGCGCACCGTGCTGCGACAGGGCCCCGCTCAGGGGGTGCATCTGCTCGGCTGGTGGCGCGGCCTGCGCCGGCTCGCCGACGACCTCGGGGGCACGCAGAACCGCGACGACGTCGCGTGCCTGGTCGCGCTCAACGTGCCCGGTGCCGAACTGGCCCTGCACCTCGGGGTGCACGACCTCGCCTACACGCCCCGCGCCGACCGGGCGTTGCTGGTCGACCGGCACGACCACCGCACGAGGCTGATCGTGCCGTTCGCGCGCGACGGGCACGAGCCGGACGAGGAGCGGTGA
- a CDS encoding DUF6244 family protein, whose translation MRVSAAQIIARLAAASQKLDEAKAKTAAAAQDAAEARALVAGALEGVAAGPLIGMIDSYRQALAQASQGGDPAKQHVQETIAKVRALGN comes from the coding sequence ATGCGCGTGAGCGCAGCACAGATCATCGCGAGGTTGGCGGCGGCGTCGCAGAAGCTGGACGAGGCGAAGGCCAAGACGGCAGCGGCAGCACAGGACGCGGCCGAGGCACGGGCGCTCGTCGCCGGTGCGCTGGAGGGCGTGGCTGCCGGCCCGCTGATCGGCATGATCGACTCATACCGCCAGGCCCTCGCTCAGGCGTCGCAGGGCGGCGACCCGGCGAAGCAGCACGTCCAGGAGACGATCGCCAAGGTCCGAGCGTTGGGAAACTGA
- a CDS encoding SEC-C metal-binding domain-containing protein — protein sequence MPTSDLLTADRIDEIGALGPTSPDPAALVAELVGAVDAGRVADPDDTGYALLVAADILVRAGDLADALTLTTRAIAEQPEDDAHARSMRGGLLLRLGREDEGLAELTALRPLLETDPDATYLIDDLAEAGHTETALEWLTGALDAILERTRTQQHESEDAQDEAAAMIYGLTQRRHDLREEMGLPHDDYDNLADRLRAASDHALGALDDGPATLLFWPRAEFDELLVRWPALAGSYPTTWDEHRAQVERALANAAELGATDLGVVAGSVAGLASFAEQAASDPTDEETLDEYADSLDEVGPVTWPPGRNDACWCGSGAKYKKCCLPRSRD from the coding sequence ATGCCCACGTCCGACCTGCTGACCGCCGACCGCATCGACGAGATCGGTGCCCTGGGACCCACGAGCCCCGACCCGGCCGCGCTCGTCGCCGAGCTGGTCGGCGCCGTCGACGCGGGCCGGGTCGCCGACCCCGACGACACCGGGTACGCGCTGCTGGTAGCCGCCGACATCCTGGTGCGGGCCGGTGACCTGGCCGACGCGCTCACGCTGACCACCCGCGCCATCGCCGAACAGCCGGAGGACGACGCGCACGCCCGATCGATGCGCGGCGGCCTGCTGCTGCGCCTCGGCCGCGAGGACGAGGGCCTGGCCGAGCTGACCGCCCTGCGTCCACTGCTGGAGACCGATCCCGACGCCACGTACCTGATCGACGACCTGGCCGAGGCCGGCCACACCGAGACGGCGCTGGAGTGGCTCACCGGCGCGCTGGACGCGATCCTGGAACGGACCCGGACCCAGCAGCACGAGTCCGAGGACGCGCAGGACGAGGCCGCCGCCATGATCTACGGGCTGACCCAGCGGCGGCACGACCTGCGCGAGGAGATGGGCCTGCCGCACGACGACTACGACAACCTCGCCGACCGGCTGCGCGCCGCGAGCGACCACGCACTCGGTGCGCTGGACGACGGCCCGGCGACGCTGCTGTTCTGGCCGCGGGCGGAGTTCGACGAGCTGCTGGTGCGCTGGCCCGCGCTGGCCGGCAGCTACCCCACCACCTGGGACGAGCACCGGGCCCAGGTCGAACGCGCGCTGGCCAACGCCGCCGAACTGGGCGCGACCGACCTGGGCGTGGTCGCCGGCTCCGTCGCGGGGCTGGCCTCCTTCGCCGAGCAGGCGGCCAGCGACCCCACCGACGAGGAGACCCTCGACGAGTACGCGGACAGCCTCGACGAGGTGGGCCCGGTCACCTGGCCGCCAGGCCGCAACGACGCCTGCTGGTGCGGGTCGGGAGCCAAGTACAAGAAGTGCTGCCTGCCGCGCTCACGCGACTGA
- a CDS encoding MFS transporter has protein sequence MAVTSRRSSRRLTFTVLAAGAGFFAMLQSLITPVLPTIQQDLHTSQNTVTWVLTAYLLSASIFTPILGRVGDMVGKERMLVVSLAALALGCLLAAIAPSIGVLIIARVVQGIGGAVFPLSFGIIRDEFPAARVSGAVAAISAIVAAGGGLGVVLAGPIVTTLDYRWLFWIPMVVVGLTALAAYLFVPESPVRTPGRIDWRATLLLSGWLVALLLPISQGVAWGWTSPRVLGLLALAVVLLVGWLVAEVRSANPLIDMRMMRLPGVWTTNLVALLYGASMFSVYAFLPQFVQTPTAAGYGFGASISQAGLLMLPMLVAMFVAGLVAGRLQSVFSAKAQLATGAAFNVAASAMLAAAHDTRWEVALAGGLVGLGIGLAFASMANLIVGSVPASQTGVATGMNANIRTIGGAIGAAVVSGVITAHPQANGLPREAGFTTGFLVLTAIALAAALAALAVPSARRASSGRRPSTATIVESELAGEFATMPATR, from the coding sequence GTGGCAGTGACATCCCGACGCAGCTCGCGTCGGCTCACCTTCACCGTGCTCGCGGCCGGCGCCGGGTTCTTCGCGATGCTCCAGTCGCTGATCACCCCGGTGCTGCCGACCATCCAGCAGGACCTGCACACCTCGCAGAACACCGTGACCTGGGTACTGACCGCGTACCTGCTGTCCGCCTCGATCTTCACGCCGATCCTCGGCCGGGTCGGGGACATGGTCGGCAAGGAGCGGATGCTGGTCGTCTCGCTCGCCGCCCTCGCCCTCGGCTGCCTGCTGGCGGCCATCGCGCCGAGCATCGGCGTCCTCATCATCGCCCGGGTCGTGCAGGGCATCGGCGGCGCCGTCTTCCCGCTGTCGTTCGGCATCATCCGCGACGAGTTCCCCGCCGCGCGGGTCTCCGGCGCGGTCGCCGCCATCTCGGCGATCGTCGCCGCCGGCGGTGGCCTCGGCGTCGTGCTGGCCGGTCCGATCGTCACCACGCTGGACTACCGGTGGCTGTTCTGGATCCCCATGGTCGTGGTCGGGTTGACCGCCCTCGCCGCGTACCTGTTCGTGCCCGAGTCGCCGGTGCGTACCCCCGGACGGATCGACTGGCGGGCCACCCTGCTGCTCTCCGGCTGGCTGGTCGCGCTGCTGCTGCCGATCAGCCAGGGCGTGGCCTGGGGCTGGACCTCTCCCCGGGTGCTCGGCCTGCTGGCGCTCGCCGTGGTGCTCCTGGTCGGCTGGCTGGTCGCCGAGGTGCGCTCCGCCAACCCGCTGATCGACATGCGGATGATGCGGCTGCCCGGCGTGTGGACCACCAACCTGGTCGCCCTGCTCTACGGCGCGTCGATGTTCTCCGTGTACGCGTTCCTCCCGCAGTTCGTGCAGACCCCCACCGCCGCCGGTTACGGCTTCGGCGCCAGCATCAGCCAGGCGGGCCTGCTCATGCTGCCGATGCTGGTCGCGATGTTCGTCGCGGGCCTGGTCGCCGGCCGGCTCCAGTCCGTGTTCAGCGCCAAGGCGCAGCTCGCCACGGGCGCCGCGTTCAACGTGGCCGCCTCCGCGATGCTGGCCGCCGCGCACGACACCCGCTGGGAGGTCGCGCTCGCCGGCGGCCTGGTCGGCCTCGGCATCGGCCTGGCCTTCGCCTCCATGGCGAACCTGATCGTGGGCAGCGTGCCCGCCAGCCAGACCGGCGTGGCCACCGGCATGAACGCCAACATCCGCACCATCGGAGGCGCGATCGGCGCCGCCGTGGTCAGCGGCGTGATCACCGCCCACCCGCAGGCCAACGGGCTGCCCCGGGAGGCCGGCTTCACGACCGGGTTTCTCGTTCTCACCGCGATCGCCCTGGCCGCCGCGCTCGCGGCCCTGGCCGTCCCGTCCGCCCGGCGGGCGTCGTCCGGTCGCCGGCCGTCCACCGCGACGATCGTCGAGTCGGAGCTAGCCGGCGAGTTCGCCACCATGCCGGCGACCCGCTGA